From Skermanella sp. TT6, a single genomic window includes:
- a CDS encoding CmpA/NrtA family ABC transporter substrate-binding protein, with protein MSKDPALFTSKLTARQDRRGILKAGASLAGTAALLSAIRAATPAGAWAAGTDGIEKTKLTLGFIPLTDCAPLVIASEKGFFGKHGLEVALSKEASWANIRDKVMIGALDGAHMLAGMPLAATLGIGAIQKPTVTGFSMDLNGNAITVSTALYDRMVEIDPETMRKHPVGAAALKKVIDADKKAGKEPLTFAMVFPVSTHNYELRYWMASAGIDPDEDVRLIVIPPPQMVANLQAGNIQGYCVGEPWNARAVQAGIGRTLVTNYDIWNNKIEKVFGVNQDWADANPNTHKALIRALIETAQWMDEPGNRMEVVEIISQKAYVNAPADVVKMSMTGTFQYAPKEPALPMPDFNVFHRYAANFPWRSQAVWYLTQMARWGQIEQPINFARTAEAVFRTDIYREAAKELGVAYPTVDWKSEGARAEPWTLADATRPIVMGPDRFLDGRTFDPADPVGYLRGFEVSKPRIDLDALAQANV; from the coding sequence ATGTCCAAGGACCCTGCACTGTTCACCTCCAAGCTCACCGCCCGGCAGGACCGCCGCGGCATTCTCAAGGCCGGCGCCTCGCTCGCCGGCACCGCGGCGCTGCTCTCCGCGATCAGGGCGGCCACCCCGGCGGGTGCCTGGGCGGCCGGCACCGACGGGATCGAGAAGACGAAGCTGACCCTGGGCTTCATCCCGCTGACCGACTGCGCGCCGCTGGTGATCGCCTCCGAGAAAGGCTTCTTCGGGAAGCACGGCCTGGAGGTGGCGCTGTCCAAGGAGGCGTCCTGGGCCAATATCCGCGACAAGGTGATGATCGGGGCGCTCGACGGCGCCCACATGCTGGCCGGCATGCCGCTCGCCGCGACGCTCGGCATCGGCGCGATCCAGAAGCCGACGGTCACCGGGTTCTCCATGGACCTCAACGGCAACGCCATCACCGTTTCGACGGCCCTCTACGACCGCATGGTCGAGATCGACCCCGAGACCATGAGGAAGCACCCGGTCGGCGCCGCCGCCCTGAAGAAGGTGATCGACGCCGACAAGAAGGCCGGGAAGGAGCCGCTGACCTTCGCCATGGTGTTCCCGGTCAGCACCCACAATTACGAACTGCGCTACTGGATGGCCTCGGCCGGGATCGATCCGGACGAGGACGTCCGCCTGATCGTGATCCCCCCGCCGCAGATGGTCGCCAACCTCCAGGCCGGCAACATCCAGGGATACTGCGTCGGCGAGCCGTGGAACGCCCGCGCCGTGCAGGCCGGGATCGGCCGCACCCTGGTGACGAACTACGACATCTGGAACAACAAGATCGAGAAGGTCTTCGGCGTCAACCAGGACTGGGCCGACGCCAACCCCAACACCCACAAGGCCCTGATCCGCGCGCTGATCGAGACGGCGCAGTGGATGGACGAGCCGGGCAACAGGATGGAGGTGGTCGAGATCATCTCGCAGAAGGCCTACGTCAACGCCCCGGCCGACGTGGTCAAGATGTCCATGACCGGCACCTTCCAGTACGCGCCCAAGGAACCGGCGCTGCCGATGCCGGACTTCAACGTGTTCCACCGCTACGCCGCCAATTTCCCGTGGCGCAGCCAAGCGGTGTGGTACCTGACGCAGATGGCGCGCTGGGGCCAGATCGAGCAGCCCATCAACTTCGCCAGGACCGCCGAGGCGGTGTTCCGCACCGACATCTACCGCGAGGCCGCCAAGGAACTGGGCGTCGCCTACCCGACCGTGGACTGGAAGTCGGAAGGAGCGCGGGCGGAGCCCTGGACCCTGGCGGACGCGACCCGGCCCATCGTCATGGGGCCGGACCGCTTCCTCGACGGCCGAACCTTCGATCCGGCCGACCCCGTGGGCTATCTGCGCGGCTTCGAGGTCTCCAAGCCCAGGATTGACCTGGACGCCCTCGCCCAGGCGAACGTCTGA